A stretch of DNA from Serinibacter arcticus:
CTACGCCAACGAGATCGACATCACCGGTCTCGTCTACTCCGCGAGCCAGCACCACTTCGAGGGCGATCCCGCCCAGGGGATCGCCCCGTTCCGGTGGCCCGAGCCCGACAGCGTCTTCCACATCGACCAGGCGATCGACGCCTACGAGGAGGTCTACCCCAACCTCGTCGCGCACGACCCGAACTACCCCACCGCCGACGCCCTCCGCGACGTCACGTACTGGGGCAACGTCAAGAACGTCGGTGAGATGACCGAGGACACCGAGGGCTCGGACTTCATCAAGGAGATCCTCCTCGACGACGAGCCCGGTCAGGTATTCCTCGAGGCCTGGGGCGGCCCGAACACGATCTCGCGCGCACTGAAGTCCATCGAGGAGGAGTACAGGGGCACCCCCGAGTGGGACGCCGTGTACGACAAGGTCGTCGAGAAGGCGGTCATCACGAGCTGGGGCCAGCAGGACACGACGTTCACCAGCTACGTCAAGCCGAACTGGCCCGACATCCACAACCGCGAGGTCCGCACGAGCATCTGGGGCTACTCCGCCCGCGGCGTCGTGCTGCCGGAGCACGCGCAGTACCTGACGCCCGGGTGGACGGCGGCGAACGTCTCCTCCGTCGGGCCGATCGGTGAGGCCTACCGTGTCTGGGGCGACGGCAAGCAGATGGCCGCCGGGTTCGACGACGAGGACTACTTCGGACTGTCGGGCTACACGGCCGACGAGCTGCGCGCGATGGGCTACGGCGTCTGGACTCCCCCGCAGCCCAAGGGCGCCTGGATCTCCGAGGGAGACTCCTCCAACTTCGCGCTGCACGTCGACAACGGTCTCCGCAGCTGGGCCCACCCCTCGTGGGGCGGCTGGGGCGGACGTCAGGCCCCCAGCGCGACCGATCCGCTGAGCTGGTCCAACAGCGGCGTCCGCGACATCGGCCCCGACGGCAACCCGAAGAACGACTTCGCCGCCGCGCGCTGGTTCGAGGACTTCCAGCTCGACTTCGCCGCCCGACTCCAGTGGTCCGTGACGCCGGCCTACGCCGACGCCAACCACCACCCCGAGCCGTCCGTCGCCGAGGGCACCGACCTCGCCGTCCGCGCCGGTCAGCACGTCACCCTCAACGGGGCGGTCACCGATCCCGACGGCGACGCCGTCGACCTGACCTGGTGGGACTACGCCGAGGCCGGCACCTACCCGGGGGCGGGCCTGAGCCTGTCCGACGATGACGGAGCGGTCTCGTTCCAGGTCCCGGCCGACGCCGAGCCCGGTCAGACCATCCACCTCATCCTCGAGGCCACCGACGACGGCGAGCCCGCCCTGACCCACTACCAGCGCGTGGTCCTCAACGTCACCGAGCCCTTCACCGACGTCGCCCCCGACAACCAGTTCCACCTCGAGATCTCCTGGCTCTCCGCCAACGGGATCTCCACCGGCTGGGACAACGGCGACGGCACCCGCTCCTACCGACCCCTGGACTCCATCAACCGCGACGCCATGGCCGCCTTCCTCTACCGCCTCGCCGGCAGCCCCACCTACGTCGCCCCCCGCACCTCGGAGTTCACCGACGTCCCCGTCGGCAGCCAGTTCTACAAGGAGATCCACTGGCTGGCCTCCCGGGGCATCACCACCGGCTGGGCCAACGGCGACGGCACCTACTCCTACCGCCCCGTGACCCCCATCGCCCGCGACGCCATGGCCGCGTTCCTGCACCGCTCGGCCGGCTCCCCCGCCGTCGAGCTCCCCGCCACCTCACCGTTCGCGGACCTCGACCCCGGCAACCAGTTCTACGCCGAGATCGTCTGGATGCACACCACCGGCATCGCCACCGGCTGGGACGGCAACGACGGACGCGACTACTACCGACCCCTGGCCCCCGTCGCCCGCGACGCCATGGCCGCCTTCCTCCACCGCGCCACGGTGAAGGAGGTCTAGGCGGGCACTCCCCCGCCGGAACCGGCCCGGCCACCCTCGGGTGGCCGGGCCGGTCTCGTCGGGCCGACCGGGCCGCTCTCCTGTGGGGGCCTGGCAGTACCCGGAACGGCCGCCCCGTCCTCGCGGGGTCGCGAGGGAGTGAGGTGGTGCGCAGCGCCCCCGGGGCACGCACCCACCGACGAAAGGACCAACCCCATGGATCACGTCACCCTCAACAACGGCGTCACGATGCCGATCCTCGGCTTCGGCGTCTACCAGGTCGGCCCCGAGGAGACCCACGCCGCCGTGGCAGCCGCGCTCGACGCGGGCTACCGCCTCCTGGACACGGCCGCGGCCTACGGCAACGAGGAGGCCGTCGGCGCGGCGATCGCGGCGTCGGGCGTCCCGCGCGAGGAGCTGTTCGTCACGACCACGCTGTGGGTCCAGGACGCCGGCGAGGAGCACACCCTCCGTGCCTTCGACGCCTCGCTGACCAAGCTCGGCCTCGACCACGTCGACCTCTACCTGATCCACCAGCCGTTCGGCGACTACTACTCCGAGTGGCGCGCGATGGAGAAGATCCACGCGCAGGGCCGGGCCCGGGCGATCGGCGTCTCGAACTTCTCGGCCGCCCGCCTCCTGGACCTCGCGCTCAACAACGAGGTCGTGCCCGCCGTCAACCAGATCGAGACGAACCCGTTCCACCAGCGCACCGAGTACCACGAGCTGCTCCGGAGCGAGGGGGTGCAGATCGAGTCGTGGGGCCCGTTCGCCGAGGGGCGGAACGGGATGTTCGCCAATCCTCACCTCACCGAGATCGGGGCGGCCCACGGGAAGTCTGTCGCCCAGGTCGTGCTGCGGTGGCTCCTGCAGCGCGGCGTCGTCGCCATCCCCAAGACCGTCAGCCCCGAGCGCATGGCGCAGAACCTCGACGTGTTCGACTTCGTCCTCAGCGACGCCGACATGGCCAGGATCGCGACGCTCGACGAGGGCGGCTCGCAGTTCTTCGACCACGACGACCCCGAGATGGTGCGCCGGCTGAGCACCCACCGGCTGGGCTGAGACGGATGACGACGGCGAGCACCATCTCGCCGTCGTCCGGGGTCCGTCGTCCGCAGTCCGTCGTCCGTCGTCCGTCGTCCGCCGTGGACATCCGAACCGCCCCCGCGGACTCCGCCCGGCTACGGTCGAGACCATGCGATCGATCGCCGACGACCTGCGTACCGCCGCCCTCGACCACCCCGACGCGAAGGCGCTGACCAGGGCGGCCGACGTGCTCGAGAGCTACGCGCGGGCCCCGGGCACCAGGGCCGAGGCGTCACGCGTGGGCCGCATCCTCACCCCCGCCGTCGTCGACGTCATCGGTGGGAGCGTGCGCACGATCTACCGCGAGGACGCCGCCGACACCTCTCCCGGCGTCGGGGGGCTCGTCGAGAACCGGTACGCGGTGGCGGCGGTGATCCTCGCCGCCGCCAGCACCGATGCCGCCGTCGCCGCTCGGGGGGCCGACGCCGCGACGAGCCTCGAACCGCTCGTCGACGGCCTGACCCCGAACGAGGCGGAGGGGCTGCTCCACCTCGCCACGCTCCTGACCGACTCGCCCGCAGCGGGACCGCTCGCCGATGCGGCGCTGGACCGGCTGCGACGCGAGCCTGCGACGCCGGCGCGC
This window harbors:
- a CDS encoding aldo/keto reductase codes for the protein MDHVTLNNGVTMPILGFGVYQVGPEETHAAVAAALDAGYRLLDTAAAYGNEEAVGAAIAASGVPREELFVTTTLWVQDAGEEHTLRAFDASLTKLGLDHVDLYLIHQPFGDYYSEWRAMEKIHAQGRARAIGVSNFSAARLLDLALNNEVVPAVNQIETNPFHQRTEYHELLRSEGVQIESWGPFAEGRNGMFANPHLTEIGAAHGKSVAQVVLRWLLQRGVVAIPKTVSPERMAQNLDVFDFVLSDADMARIATLDEGGSQFFDHDDPEMVRRLSTHRLG
- a CDS encoding DUF1593 domain-containing protein, which encodes MKPFTPRARGFVAALGVAAVIAPLSISTAAAAPAQTPYPTAFTAVGGIEVNADKPRTIVTTDPELDDLNSLLRMFLYANEIDITGLVYSASQHHFEGDPAQGIAPFRWPEPDSVFHIDQAIDAYEEVYPNLVAHDPNYPTADALRDVTYWGNVKNVGEMTEDTEGSDFIKEILLDDEPGQVFLEAWGGPNTISRALKSIEEEYRGTPEWDAVYDKVVEKAVITSWGQQDTTFTSYVKPNWPDIHNREVRTSIWGYSARGVVLPEHAQYLTPGWTAANVSSVGPIGEAYRVWGDGKQMAAGFDDEDYFGLSGYTADELRAMGYGVWTPPQPKGAWISEGDSSNFALHVDNGLRSWAHPSWGGWGGRQAPSATDPLSWSNSGVRDIGPDGNPKNDFAAARWFEDFQLDFAARLQWSVTPAYADANHHPEPSVAEGTDLAVRAGQHVTLNGAVTDPDGDAVDLTWWDYAEAGTYPGAGLSLSDDDGAVSFQVPADAEPGQTIHLILEATDDGEPALTHYQRVVLNVTEPFTDVAPDNQFHLEISWLSANGISTGWDNGDGTRSYRPLDSINRDAMAAFLYRLAGSPTYVAPRTSEFTDVPVGSQFYKEIHWLASRGITTGWANGDGTYSYRPVTPIARDAMAAFLHRSAGSPAVELPATSPFADLDPGNQFYAEIVWMHTTGIATGWDGNDGRDYYRPLAPVARDAMAAFLHRATVKEV